A single genomic interval of Mucilaginibacter robiniae harbors:
- a CDS encoding DUF2905 domain-containing protein yields the protein MTSDTGKWLIVIGGLIVLAGLIVYFLGDKLHWIGHLPGDIHVEKENFRFYFPLTTLILLNILLFAIIRIWNWLSR from the coding sequence ATGACAAGTGATACGGGCAAATGGCTGATTGTAATTGGAGGCCTTATTGTTTTGGCAGGCTTAATCGTTTACTTTTTGGGCGATAAACTGCACTGGATAGGCCATTTGCCTGGCGATATTCATGTTGAGAAAGAAAATTTCCGGTTTTACTTTCCGCTTACTACGCTGATTTTGCTGAATATATTGCTGTTTGCCATTATCCGTATTTGGAACTGGCTAAGCCGCTAA
- the mfd gene encoding transcription-repair coupling factor, whose amino-acid sequence MNIRDILERYKVDARVLELAQALNKAKSPRIQLRGLVGSSDAAIAVALYFLQHKHQLFVLPDREEASYFQADLENLTGKEVMLFPSSYRKAFEFTQPDSSNVLARAEVLNELNHATEYGQLIVTYPEALAEKVIDRSALEKNTLEIAVNNKLSIDFINEFLIEYDFERVDFVYEPGQFSIRGGIVDIFSFSHDLPYRVEFFGDFIESIRTFEIESQLSAEQVKNVTIVPNVQSKFLTENNISLLEYIDNDTQVWIKDVQFMLDIIQDGHKKATQLWKALPAEDKAQNPDWIDPKFAFTDEKMIADQLHDFPVIEFGKQFFYQDTYNVNFDIRPQPSFNKDFQLLIHNIKNNEVEKIENFIFTDSTKQVERLYAIFDDLDKTVKFTPVHVSIREGFVDRQQKVACYTDHQIFDRYYKYKLRKGYQRTQAITLKELRELKPGDYVTHIDHGIGKYAGLEKVEVNGKMQEMIRLIYADNDLLYVNINSLNRISKFSGKEGAVPKMNKLGTDTWERLKKTTKKKVKDIARDLIKLYALRKAQHGNAFSPDSYLQTELEASFIYEDTPDQEKATNDFKRDMELPHPMDRLICGDVGFGKTEVAIRAAFKAVADSKQVAVLVPTTILAAQHFKTFSDRLKGFPCNIDYVNRFKSSKQIKDTLTKLQEGKLDIVIGTHRLVSKDVKFKDLGLMIIDEEQKFGVATKEKLKAMRANVDTLTLTATPIPRTLHFSLMGARDLSIISTPPPNRQPVVTELHVFNDKLIKESVEFEIDRGGQIFFIHNRVNDLAQLGGMIRKLVPKARIGIAHGQLEGDDLEDVMLKFVNHEYDVLVATTIIEAGLDIPNANTIIINHAHMFGLSDLHQMRGRVGRSNKKAFCYLLSPPLSTLTTEARKRLSAIEEFSDLGSGFNVAMRDLDIRGSGNLLGAEQSGFIAEIGFEMYHKILDEAIQELKDEEFKEVFQDEKPRPFISFTQIDTDMEILIPDAYVTNLTERYNLYTELSKLENETQLQAFAQQLTDRFGPVPPQVNDLFNTIRLQWLGKAIGFEKISLKKNVLRGYFLTNQNSPYFESDAFKEVLRFVQTNPRRVNLKEVKNTLRISIEGVTSIDQAVDLLSEIGLVPA is encoded by the coding sequence TTGAATATTCGTGATATACTAGAAAGATATAAGGTTGATGCGCGCGTGCTGGAATTGGCTCAGGCGCTGAATAAAGCCAAAAGCCCACGCATACAGCTGCGCGGACTGGTAGGGTCAAGTGATGCTGCTATTGCGGTAGCTTTGTATTTTTTACAACACAAACATCAACTTTTTGTACTGCCCGACCGTGAAGAAGCCAGCTATTTTCAGGCTGATTTAGAAAATTTGACTGGTAAGGAAGTCATGCTGTTTCCATCCAGCTACCGGAAGGCTTTTGAATTCACTCAGCCGGATAGCAGCAATGTGCTGGCTCGTGCTGAGGTACTAAACGAACTGAACCATGCTACCGAATATGGCCAGCTGATTGTAACCTATCCTGAAGCCTTGGCCGAAAAGGTAATAGACCGTTCGGCGCTGGAAAAGAATACGCTTGAAATTGCAGTTAACAACAAGCTTAGTATTGATTTTATCAACGAGTTTTTAATTGAGTATGATTTTGAACGGGTTGATTTTGTTTATGAACCGGGGCAGTTTTCTATTCGTGGTGGTATTGTAGATATTTTCTCTTTCTCGCACGATTTACCTTACCGCGTAGAGTTTTTCGGCGACTTTATTGAATCTATCCGCACGTTCGAGATTGAAAGCCAGTTATCGGCCGAGCAGGTAAAAAATGTAACCATCGTTCCAAACGTACAATCCAAGTTCCTGACCGAAAATAATATTTCGCTGCTGGAGTACATTGATAATGACACTCAGGTTTGGATTAAAGATGTGCAGTTCATGCTGGATATTATTCAAGATGGGCACAAAAAAGCTACCCAGCTATGGAAAGCTTTACCTGCTGAAGATAAAGCACAAAACCCGGATTGGATTGACCCTAAATTTGCCTTTACCGACGAAAAGATGATTGCCGATCAGTTGCATGATTTTCCTGTAATTGAGTTTGGTAAACAGTTTTTTTACCAGGATACGTACAATGTCAATTTTGATATACGGCCACAGCCGTCGTTTAATAAAGATTTTCAGTTACTCATTCACAATATCAAGAACAACGAAGTTGAGAAGATTGAGAACTTTATTTTTACGGATTCTACCAAGCAGGTAGAAAGGTTGTATGCTATTTTTGATGATCTGGATAAAACGGTAAAGTTCACGCCAGTGCATGTATCCATCCGCGAAGGGTTTGTTGACCGGCAGCAAAAAGTAGCTTGCTATACCGACCATCAGATATTTGATCGGTATTATAAATACAAGCTGCGCAAAGGTTACCAGCGTACCCAAGCCATCACCTTAAAAGAACTACGCGAGCTTAAGCCTGGTGACTATGTTACGCATATTGACCACGGCATTGGCAAATATGCCGGTTTAGAAAAGGTAGAGGTGAATGGTAAAATGCAGGAAATGATACGGCTGATTTATGCTGATAATGATTTGCTGTATGTAAACATTAACTCGCTTAACCGTATTTCTAAATTTAGCGGTAAAGAAGGTGCGGTACCCAAAATGAACAAATTAGGTACCGACACTTGGGAGCGCCTCAAGAAAACCACAAAAAAAAAAGTTAAAGACATTGCCCGCGATTTGATTAAGCTTTACGCATTGCGCAAAGCTCAGCATGGTAATGCTTTTTCACCCGATAGTTACTTGCAAACTGAGTTGGAAGCTTCGTTTATTTATGAGGACACGCCCGACCAGGAAAAAGCAACGAATGATTTCAAGCGCGACATGGAATTGCCACATCCAATGGACCGGTTGATTTGCGGTGACGTAGGGTTTGGTAAAACGGAGGTGGCTATTCGGGCTGCTTTTAAAGCCGTTGCCGATAGTAAGCAGGTAGCGGTATTAGTACCTACTACCATTTTAGCCGCTCAGCATTTTAAAACCTTTTCGGATAGGTTAAAAGGTTTTCCGTGCAATATTGATTACGTCAATCGTTTTAAATCGAGCAAGCAGATCAAGGATACTTTAACTAAACTGCAAGAAGGCAAGCTGGATATTGTAATTGGTACCCACCGCTTAGTCAGCAAAGATGTAAAGTTTAAAGATTTAGGCTTGATGATTATTGATGAGGAGCAAAAGTTTGGGGTAGCTACGAAAGAAAAATTGAAAGCTATGCGTGCTAATGTAGACACGCTAACGCTGACGGCTACGCCCATTCCACGTACGTTGCACTTCTCGTTAATGGGTGCACGCGATTTATCTATCATTTCTACCCCGCCGCCTAACCGCCAGCCGGTAGTTACCGAGCTGCACGTGTTTAACGATAAGCTAATTAAAGAATCCGTAGAGTTTGAGATTGACCGCGGCGGACAAATATTTTTCATTCATAACCGCGTAAATGATTTGGCTCAGTTAGGCGGCATGATCCGTAAGCTGGTACCTAAAGCTCGTATTGGTATTGCACATGGTCAGCTGGAAGGTGATGACTTGGAAGATGTAATGCTCAAGTTTGTAAACCACGAATATGATGTGTTGGTGGCTACTACCATTATTGAAGCCGGTTTGGATATTCCGAATGCCAATACCATCATCATTAACCATGCGCACATGTTTGGCTTGAGTGATTTGCACCAGATGCGTGGTCGTGTAGGTCGGAGCAATAAAAAGGCTTTCTGTTATTTACTGAGTCCGCCGCTATCTACCCTAACTACCGAAGCCCGTAAACGACTAAGTGCTATTGAAGAATTTTCAGACCTGGGTAGTGGTTTCAATGTAGCTATGCGCGATTTGGATATTCGCGGTAGCGGTAACCTGCTGGGTGCCGAGCAAAGCGGTTTTATTGCTGAAATCGGTTTTGAAATGTACCACAAGATATTGGATGAAGCCATACAGGAGCTGAAAGACGAAGAGTTTAAAGAGGTATTTCAGGATGAAAAACCTCGGCCATTTATCAGCTTTACGCAGATTGATACCGATATGGAAATCCTGATTCCGGATGCGTACGTAACCAACCTGACCGAACGTTACAATCTGTACACCGAATTATCGAAGCTGGAAAACGAAACGCAGTTGCAAGCTTTCGCCCAGCAACTTACCGACCGCTTTGGTCCTGTACCGCCACAAGTAAATGATTTGTTTAACACCATACGTTTGCAGTGGTTAGGCAAGGCTATAGGTTTTGAAAAAATATCTTTGAAAAAGAATGTGCTGCGTGGCTACTTTCTAACCAACCAGAACTCGCCTTACTTTGAAAGTGATGCCTTTAAAGAAGTATTGCGCTTTGTACAAACCAACCCTCGCCGGGTGAATTTAAAAGAAGTGAAAAATACCTTACGCATTAGTATAGAAGGTGTAACTAGCATTGACCAGGCCGTAGATTTGCTGAGTGAGATTGGATTGGTACCAGCATAG
- a CDS encoding Nif3-like dinuclear metal center hexameric protein: MKLAELTAYLESLAPLAYQEDYDNSGLIVGNGNQEITQGLISLDCTEAVVDEAIATGCQVIISHHPIVFKGLKKFNGKTYVERVVEKAIRHNIALYAIHTNLDNMMDGVNARICQTLGLKNCRILSAKQNILKKLVTYAPHSHAQAVRSALFKAGAGQVGNYSECSFNADGTGTFKGEENTNPYVGERGRQHHEPETRIETIYPAHLESKILMALFLNHPYEEVAYDLYQLTNQHQQVGAGMVGELEIGADEKAFLQHLKDRMKASVVRHTELTGKPVKKVAVCGGSGGFLLKQAIAAGADVFVTADYKYHEFFDAEGKIVIADIGHFESEQFTQHLLYEIIQKKFSNFAVRLTEINTNPIKYFI; the protein is encoded by the coding sequence ATAAAACTGGCTGAACTCACTGCTTACCTGGAAAGCCTGGCACCGTTGGCTTACCAGGAAGATTACGATAACTCAGGTTTGATTGTAGGCAACGGCAATCAGGAAATTACCCAAGGTTTAATTTCGCTGGATTGCACAGAGGCTGTAGTGGACGAAGCTATTGCTACAGGCTGCCAGGTGATTATATCACATCACCCGATTGTATTTAAAGGTTTAAAAAAGTTTAATGGCAAAACTTATGTAGAACGCGTGGTTGAAAAAGCCATCCGGCATAACATTGCGCTATATGCCATTCATACCAATCTGGATAACATGATGGATGGTGTAAATGCCCGCATTTGCCAAACATTAGGTTTAAAAAACTGCCGTATTTTATCAGCTAAGCAGAACATCCTGAAAAAACTGGTTACTTATGCGCCACATAGCCATGCCCAAGCTGTACGTAGTGCTTTGTTTAAAGCGGGTGCCGGGCAGGTTGGAAATTATAGCGAATGCAGCTTTAATGCTGATGGTACCGGAACTTTTAAAGGCGAAGAAAACACGAACCCCTACGTGGGCGAACGCGGCCGGCAACATCATGAGCCTGAAACCCGCATTGAAACCATTTACCCGGCCCATCTGGAAAGTAAAATATTGATGGCTCTTTTCCTGAACCATCCTTACGAGGAAGTTGCCTATGATTTATACCAGCTGACCAACCAGCACCAGCAGGTAGGCGCTGGCATGGTTGGCGAACTGGAAATAGGGGCTGATGAAAAAGCTTTTTTACAGCACTTGAAAGACCGTATGAAGGCCAGCGTAGTAAGGCACACTGAACTAACCGGCAAGCCTGTAAAAAAAGTAGCTGTTTGCGGCGGATCGGGAGGCTTTTTACTGAAACAAGCTATAGCTGCCGGAGCCGACGTTTTTGTAACGGCTGACTACAAATACCACGAGTTTTTTGATGCTGAAGGAAAAATAGTAATTGCCGACATCGGACATTTTGAAAGTGAGCAATTTACGCAGCATTTATTGTATGAAATAATACAAAAAAAATTTAGTAACTTTGCGGTCCGTTTAACAGAAATTAATACAAACCCCATAAAATATTTTATTTGA
- a CDS encoding zinc ribbon domain-containing protein yields MEQTVEQKLKALYELQNIHTKIDRIRQIRGELPMEVADLEDDVAGLETRIQKIKNELDDLEDDIVTRKNLIKEAQANIKRYEAQLNDVKNNREYEAISKEVEIQGLDIQVSEKKIREYGFEITSKTQIYDKAAGDLEGRQNDLDAKKAELGTITAETEKEENDLNTQAETAKQNIEERLLTAYTRLRHNAKNGLAVVTIQRDSCSGCFNQIPPQRQADIRQRKKIIVCEHCGRILVDEQMALEVEHA; encoded by the coding sequence ATGGAACAAACCGTAGAACAAAAGCTGAAAGCTTTATATGAGCTACAAAATATCCACACCAAAATTGACAGAATACGCCAGATAAGAGGTGAGCTGCCTATGGAAGTAGCCGACCTGGAGGATGATGTAGCTGGTCTGGAAACCCGTATACAAAAAATCAAAAATGAGCTGGACGATTTAGAAGATGATATTGTAACCCGCAAAAACCTGATTAAGGAAGCGCAAGCCAATATCAAACGTTACGAAGCTCAATTGAATGACGTTAAAAACAACCGTGAATACGAAGCTATTTCGAAAGAAGTAGAAATTCAGGGTTTAGATATTCAAGTAAGTGAGAAAAAAATCAGAGAATATGGTTTTGAAATCACTTCTAAAACCCAGATTTATGACAAAGCTGCTGGCGATTTAGAAGGCCGCCAAAACGATCTGGATGCTAAAAAAGCAGAGTTAGGCACCATTACTGCCGAAACTGAAAAAGAAGAAAACGACTTGAATACGCAAGCTGAAACAGCTAAGCAAAACATTGAAGAGCGTTTGTTAACTGCCTACACCCGCTTACGCCATAATGCTAAAAACGGCTTGGCTGTAGTTACTATTCAACGTGATTCATGTTCAGGTTGCTTTAACCAAATTCCGCCACAGCGTCAGGCTGATATCCGTCAGCGTAAAAAAATCATCGTTTGCGAACATTGCGGACGTATTTTGGTTGATGAACAAATGGCGCTCGAAGTAGAGCACGCATAA
- a CDS encoding tetratricopeptide repeat protein gives MLKSFLLFTLLFISRPVWASFDVNTTCTQAYKNILSFKLKAARALIDREKATHPQNSFTILLDNYYDYFYLLSTESKADYDRLKGNKSSRLDKLEDENQSSPYYNFALAEVQLQWALLNSRFGDNTTAGFAINKAYHLLQDNSKKFPAFLPDDIPLGVVSVALGALPDGALKSILNIFGIKGSLEGGINLLQNVTARLPQSAYAMYYDEAVFYTTYLQADVVNDAQAYHKMLQYTSRMDNSSLLKSYIQGYIALRTGHSTEAIGFFAKRPAGSEYQDYPYLDYLTALAKMNIQDEGATDYFNKFLQTNKGVSYIKDSYLHLGWEALLSGDVKRYNAFAQLAKNKGYTYNEKDKRALTEIAGPLYNTSLLRARLWFDGGLYDKALALLKAKDASNYTSVHDRAEYYYRLGRIYDALQQDDNALSNYQQAISTGRNTSYYFAPMSALKAGNIYEQRKDSSRAISYYNMAIAFKNHEQENNIEQRAKEGLKRLKR, from the coding sequence ATGCTTAAATCTTTTCTACTTTTTACGTTATTGTTCATCAGCAGGCCAGTCTGGGCCAGCTTTGATGTGAATACTACCTGTACCCAAGCCTATAAAAACATCCTGAGCTTTAAATTAAAAGCAGCCCGCGCGCTTATTGATCGTGAAAAGGCTACCCATCCACAAAACAGCTTTACTATTTTGCTGGATAATTATTACGATTACTTTTACTTGCTCAGCACCGAAAGCAAAGCCGATTATGACCGGCTGAAAGGCAATAAATCATCCCGGCTGGATAAGCTGGAAGATGAAAACCAGAGTTCACCCTATTACAATTTTGCTTTGGCCGAAGTACAGCTACAATGGGCTTTGCTGAACAGCCGTTTTGGCGATAACACCACTGCAGGCTTTGCTATCAACAAAGCTTACCATTTACTACAAGATAACAGCAAAAAGTTCCCTGCCTTTTTGCCGGATGATATTCCATTGGGTGTAGTCAGCGTAGCCTTAGGCGCTTTACCCGATGGGGCTTTAAAAAGCATACTCAACATTTTTGGTATCAAAGGCAGCCTGGAAGGCGGTATTAACTTGTTGCAAAATGTAACCGCCCGACTGCCGCAATCGGCCTATGCCATGTATTATGACGAAGCAGTATTTTACACCACCTACCTGCAAGCTGATGTGGTGAATGATGCACAAGCTTATCACAAAATGTTGCAATATACCAGCCGTATGGATAACAGCAGCCTGTTAAAAAGCTACATACAAGGTTACATTGCCCTACGCACAGGCCACAGTACCGAGGCTATTGGCTTTTTTGCCAAACGTCCGGCAGGCAGCGAGTATCAGGATTATCCATATCTGGACTATTTAACAGCATTAGCTAAAATGAACATTCAGGATGAAGGAGCTACTGATTACTTTAATAAGTTTCTGCAAACCAACAAAGGAGTCAGTTATATTAAAGACAGCTACCTGCACTTGGGCTGGGAAGCCTTGTTAAGCGGCGATGTGAAACGATACAATGCATTTGCACAGTTGGCTAAAAACAAAGGTTATACCTACAACGAAAAAGATAAACGCGCACTGACAGAAATTGCCGGCCCTTTGTACAATACCTCGCTGCTTCGTGCACGGCTTTGGTTTGATGGCGGATTGTACGATAAGGCACTGGCATTACTTAAAGCTAAAGATGCCAGCAACTATACTTCTGTACATGACCGGGCTGAATATTATTATCGACTGGGCCGCATATACGATGCCTTGCAGCAGGATGATAACGCTTTGAGCAACTACCAGCAGGCTATCAGCACAGGGCGTAATACCAGCTATTACTTTGCGCCTATGTCAGCCCTCAAGGCTGGTAATATTTATGAACAGCGCAAAGACAGCAGCCGGGCTATCAGCTACTACAACATGGCAATTGCCTTCAAAAATCATGAGCAGGAAAACAATATTGAACAACGAGCCAAAGAAGGTTTGAAACGATTAAAAAGATAA
- the darG gene encoding type II toxin-antitoxin system antitoxin DNA ADP-ribosyl glycohydrolase DarG, with product MITYTQGNLLDAQAEALVNAVNTVGVMGKGIALQFRHQFPENYKAYKDAVDQGELTTGKVQVVPIAGMGKIKYIVNFPTKQHWRSPSKILWIKEGLADLCAQIINYHISSIALPALGCGNGGLDWAVVKPIMEQYLSNLNADIIIYEPTAFVQETAKKETKMATPKLAPAKAMFLCLLYQYQESGKPVTEAVATALGYFLQRFGETQLKFKFTKDAQSLRSNEVSFLLYSLNETYLEGYEQVANNPAAKLELRASAQQEVEQQISNTLLAEEKQRLHQVTALIQPVKTNEGLLLLALVDYLMNTENISDEAALYEKLQSGRSLPIEHVRAAVKYLSKIKPGILDRQTASI from the coding sequence ATGATTACTTATACACAAGGCAACCTTCTGGATGCTCAAGCAGAAGCGTTGGTAAATGCCGTGAATACCGTTGGCGTAATGGGCAAAGGTATTGCCTTACAGTTCCGGCATCAGTTTCCCGAAAATTACAAGGCCTATAAAGATGCAGTTGATCAAGGGGAGTTAACTACCGGTAAAGTTCAGGTGGTGCCTATTGCTGGCATGGGGAAGATTAAATACATTGTTAACTTTCCTACCAAGCAGCATTGGCGCAGCCCTTCAAAAATACTTTGGATAAAAGAAGGATTGGCTGATTTGTGTGCGCAAATTATTAATTACCATATTTCTTCTATAGCATTACCGGCGTTGGGCTGTGGCAACGGCGGGTTAGATTGGGCTGTTGTTAAGCCTATTATGGAACAGTATTTATCAAACCTGAATGCTGACATCATCATTTATGAACCAACTGCTTTTGTGCAGGAAACTGCCAAGAAGGAGACTAAGATGGCCACTCCTAAACTAGCACCAGCCAAGGCTATGTTTTTATGCCTGCTCTATCAATACCAAGAATCCGGCAAACCTGTAACCGAAGCTGTAGCTACCGCTTTGGGCTACTTTCTTCAACGCTTCGGTGAAACTCAGTTAAAATTCAAGTTTACTAAAGATGCTCAAAGCCTTCGTTCAAACGAAGTGAGCTTCCTGCTGTATTCTTTGAACGAAACGTATTTGGAAGGGTATGAACAAGTAGCCAATAATCCTGCTGCTAAGCTGGAGTTAAGGGCTTCTGCACAGCAAGAAGTTGAACAACAAATAAGTAATACTTTACTTGCTGAAGAAAAGCAAAGGCTACATCAGGTTACAGCTTTGATACAACCGGTGAAAACTAATGAAGGCTTGCTATTGCTTGCGTTGGTTGATTACTTGATGAACACAGAGAATATTTCTGACGAAGCGGCTTTGTATGAGAAGCTGCAATCAGGTAGAAGTTTACCTATAGAGCACGTGAGAGCGGCAGTCAAATACTTATCCAAAATAAAGCCGGGTATTCTTGATCGTCAAACAGCAAGTATCTAA
- a CDS encoding TM2 domain-containing protein produces the protein MDFNYYTAFSGITPEEVNFLQQATAGLTETQHRNFLAIYGSKRRSPQDILLFTLLGFVVVAGVQRFVVGQIVMGIIYLLTGGFCLVGTIVDLINHKSLANNYNRDMAYESLQIAKMTP, from the coding sequence ATGGATTTTAATTACTACACTGCATTTTCAGGCATTACACCCGAAGAGGTTAATTTTCTGCAACAAGCTACTGCCGGATTAACCGAAACTCAGCATCGCAACTTTCTGGCTATTTACGGTAGCAAGCGCCGTAGTCCGCAAGATATTTTGCTGTTTACCTTGTTAGGGTTTGTGGTTGTTGCCGGTGTGCAACGCTTTGTAGTGGGACAAATTGTAATGGGTATAATCTACTTACTTACCGGCGGTTTTTGCCTAGTTGGCACTATTGTCGACTTAATCAACCATAAAAGCTTGGCTAACAATTACAACCGCGATATGGCGTATGAAAGTTTGCAGATTGCAAAAATGACCCCTTAA
- a CDS encoding type II toxin-antitoxin system RelE/ParE family toxin, producing the protein MVKIAKVRLAISSKGKGKSGGARVITNFAITDHTVYLLSIYDKAEKESLSNEELADLLKYLLD; encoded by the coding sequence TTGGTAAAAATTGCTAAGGTACGTTTGGCAATATCATCAAAAGGCAAAGGTAAGTCGGGCGGAGCAAGAGTAATTACAAATTTTGCAATAACGGATCATACTGTTTATCTACTATCTATATATGACAAAGCTGAAAAAGAAAGCTTATCTAATGAAGAATTAGCAGACTTATTAAAGTACCTACTTGATTAA
- a CDS encoding DUF4199 domain-containing protein, which translates to MKNAVASGLIIGILSGLWLFIMRWAGYTMFGDNVAPIEYISILIPIIGLFLGVWSYREHQLGGQMGFLEALVQSLKILFIAGIVAVACGIIYTNYVEVQHNARDFSGRLFGALLIGVLSSLAVSLLLMTRGSKVD; encoded by the coding sequence ATGAAAAACGCAGTAGCTTCCGGATTAATTATAGGTATTTTGAGCGGCTTATGGCTGTTTATTATGCGCTGGGCCGGCTATACTATGTTTGGCGACAATGTAGCCCCTATTGAATACATTTCCATTCTTATTCCGATCATCGGCTTATTTTTAGGTGTTTGGAGTTACCGTGAACATCAGCTGGGCGGTCAAATGGGCTTTTTAGAAGCTTTGGTACAAAGTCTGAAAATTTTATTTATAGCTGGTATTGTTGCTGTAGCTTGCGGTATCATTTACACAAACTATGTAGAAGTACAACATAACGCACGTGATTTTTCTGGACGTCTGTTTGGCGCATTGCTAATTGGCGTACTTTCTTCCCTGGCCGTATCGTTGCTGCTCATGACCCGCGGTTCAAAAGTAGATTAA
- the hpt gene encoding hypoxanthine phosphoribosyltransferase — translation MRIADLTFEPLIDEETIAKRINLLSEELNADYEGKTPIFIGVLTGSFLFVADLIKQITIPCEVTFTKVASYFGSTNTSHKIREDIDLSFDISGRHIVIIEDIVDTGNTINYLLAKLKQYNPASISVCSLLLKPGKLELSIEELHYVGFEIENEFVVGYGLDYKELGRNLKAIYRLVSSGDPTM, via the coding sequence ATGAGAATTGCCGATCTAACTTTTGAGCCATTGATAGATGAGGAAACCATCGCCAAACGCATCAACCTACTTAGTGAGGAACTGAATGCAGATTACGAAGGCAAAACCCCCATCTTTATTGGTGTGCTAACCGGCAGCTTTCTATTCGTAGCCGATTTAATTAAGCAAATTACAATCCCTTGCGAGGTAACGTTTACCAAAGTGGCTTCATACTTTGGCAGCACCAACACCAGCCACAAAATACGTGAGGATATAGATTTAAGCTTTGATATCAGCGGTCGGCATATAGTAATTATTGAAGATATTGTAGATACCGGCAATACCATAAACTATCTGCTGGCTAAACTGAAACAGTACAATCCGGCTTCCATCAGCGTATGCTCCCTACTGCTCAAACCCGGCAAACTAGAGCTCTCTATTGAAGAACTGCATTATGTAGGCTTTGAAATTGAAAACGAATTTGTGGTAGGTTATGGATTAGATTATAAAGAACTTGGCCGAAACTTGAAAGCAATTTACAGGTTGGTGAGTAGTGGAGACCCGACGATGTAG